The genomic DNA TCGAGCTCGTCCGGGTCACCATCACCCGGGAGGTGCTGACGCCGTACTTCTGGGCGACGGCCGAGGACCTGTCAGCCTTCCACGATGCGCTCCTGGCCGACGGCTCCGTCTCGGCCGTGACGCTCGTCGGCAGGTTCGCCGACGTGCGGCTCTACCGGGTGGCCTGGGCGGACGCGGTCGAGGCGCGGTACGCTGACCTGCGGGCCTCCGTCCTGGGGACCGTCGGGACCGCCGAGGGCTGGGTGTTCCGCGTCCAGTTCCCCGACCGCGACGCGCTCGCGGCGTTCCGGGACCGCTTCGCCGACGCGGGCGTCTCCTTCACCGTCCGCTCGCTGACCGACCTCGACTCGCCCCCCTCGGGGCTCCAGTACGGCCTGACGCCGAAGCAGAGCGAGGCCATCCTCGCGGCCTGGGAGCTGGGCTACTACCGGAAGCCCCGCGAGGCCACCCTCGCCGACGTGGCGGCCGACCTGGACATCTCCCAGCAGGCACTCTCGGACCGACTCCAGCGCGGCCACGAGACGCTCGTCCGCAACACCGTCGTCGCCCCGTCACCGCTCCAGCCCGACGGGAGTAGATAAAGGACGGTGGGTAACTGGTGCATACCTATGCTGGTTGGTAGCGTTGGTACCGCCGGTGATGATCCGATGCCGATGGAAGAAGAGCGCCACGGAGACGACCGGGTGAGGGGCGAGACACGGGCCGAACGCCTCACGGGTGGGATGGCGGGCTACGCCATCTTCATGTGCGACCCCGACGGCGAGATCGA from Haloglomus litoreum includes the following:
- a CDS encoding helix-turn-helix domain-containing protein — encoded protein: MSVFARFHLPVGEFALADALGHAAGARVELVRVTITREVLTPYFWATAEDLSAFHDALLADGSVSAVTLVGRFADVRLYRVAWADAVEARYADLRASVLGTVGTAEGWVFRVQFPDRDALAAFRDRFADAGVSFTVRSLTDLDSPPSGLQYGLTPKQSEAILAAWELGYYRKPREATLADVAADLDISQQALSDRLQRGHETLVRNTVVAPSPLQPDGSR